In Leishmania major strain Friedlin complete genome, chromosome 19, the following proteins share a genomic window:
- the ATG8B.1 gene encoding putative ATG8/AUT7/APG8/PAZ2 produces MSAYHSSNPVEARRAECARLQAKYPGHAAVVVEAAEKAGSKVHFLALPRDATVAELEAAVRQALGTSAKKVTLAIEGSTPAVTATVGDIADACKRDDGFLYVSVRTEQAMGAFASPCLSTY; encoded by the coding sequence ATGTCCGCCTATCACAGCAGCAACCCTGTCGAggcccgccgcgccgagtgcgcgcgcctgcaggcCAAGTACCccggccacgccgccgtggtTGTCGAGGCGGCCGAAAAGGCCGGCAGCAAGGTGCACttcctcgcgctgccgcgcgacgccaccgtcgccgagctcgaggcggccgtgcgcCAGGCGCtcggcaccagcgccaagAAGGTGACGCTCGCCATCGAGGGCTCCACCCCGGCGGTGACCGCCACGGTCGGCGACATCGCCGACGCCTGCAAGCGGGACGACGGCTTCCTGTACgtgagcgtgcgcaccgaGCAGGCCATGGGCGCCTTTGCGAGTCCGTGCCTCTCCACCTACTAG
- the ATG8A.1 gene encoding putative ATG8/AUT7/APG8/PAZ2, which produces MSMYQSLIPADARRAECERVRREHPEQLPVVVESANSSHVRFLAVQRDATVADLEAEVRQALGRTNKKVALAIEGCSPAATTVMGDIFDACKQVDGFLHVSCARESSMGAKDLCCFGNTGKYFADIENNPDLLGSL; this is translated from the coding sequence aTGTCCATGTACCAGTCGCTGATCCCTGCCGACGCGCGCCGTGCGGAgtgcgagcgtgtgcgccgcgagcACCCCGAGCAGCTACCGGTGGTGGTCGAGTCGGCCAACTCGAGCCACGTCCGCTTCCTcgccgtgcagcgcgacgccaccgtGGCTGACCTCGAGGCTGAGGTGCGCCAGGCGTTGGGGAGGACAAACAAGAAGGTGGCGTTGGCGATCGAGGGCTGCAGTCCTgctgcgacgacggtgatggGCGACATCTTCGACGCCTGCAAGCAGGTCGACGGCTTCCTCCACgtctcgtgcgcgcgcgagtcGTCGATGGGCGCCAAGGACCTTTGCTGTTTTGGCAACACGGGCAAGTATTTCGCGGATATCGAGAATAACCCGGACCTGCTTGGCTCCTTGTAA
- the ATG8B.2 gene encoding putative ATG8/AUT7/APG8/PAZ2 gives MSAYHSSNPVEARRAECARLQAKYPGHAAVVVEAAEKAGSKVHFLALPRDATVAELEAAVRQALGTSAKEVTLAIEGSTPAVTATVGDIADACKRDDGFLYVSVRTEQAMGAFASPCLSTY, from the coding sequence ATGTCCGCCtaccacagcagcaacccTGTCGAggcccgccgcgccgagtgcgcgcgcctgcaggcCAAGTACCccggccacgccgccgtggtTGTCGAGGCGGCCGAAAAGGCCGGCAGCAAGGTGCACttcctcgcgctgccgcgcgacgccaccgtcgccgagctcgaggcggccgtgcgcCAGGCGCtcggcaccagcgccaagGAGGTGACGCTCGCCATCGAGGGCTCCACCCCGGCGGTGACCGCCACGGTCGGCGACATCGCCGACGCCTGCAAGCGGGACGACGGCTTCCTGTACgtgagcgtgcgcaccgaGCAGGCCATGGGCGCCTTTGCGAGTCCGTGCCTCTCCACCTACTAG
- the ATG8B.3 gene encoding putative ATG8/AUT7/APG8/PAZ2 — translation MSAYHSSNPVEARRAECARLQAKYPGHAAVVVEAAEKAGSKVHFLALPRDATVAELEAAVRQALGTSAKKVTLAIEGSTPAVTATVGDIADACKRDDGFLYVSVRTEQAMGAFASPCLSTY, via the coding sequence ATGTCCGCCtaccacagcagcaacccTGTCGAggcccgccgcgccgagtgcgcgcgcctgcaggcCAAGTACCccggccacgccgccgtggtTGTCGAGGCGGCCGAAAAGGCCGGCAGCAAGGTGCACttcctcgcgctgccgcgcgacgccaccgtcgccgagctcgaggcggccgtgcgcCAGGCGCtcggcaccagcgccaagAAGGTGACGCTCGCCATCGAGGGCTCCACCCCGGCGGTGACCGCCACGGTCGGCGACATCGCCGACGCCTGCAAGCGGGACGACGGCTTCCTGTACgtgagcgtgcgcaccgaGCAGGCCATGGGCGCCTTTGCGAGTCCGTGCCTCTCCACCTACTAG
- the ATG8A.3 gene encoding putative ATG8/AUT7/APG8/PAZ2 yields the protein MSMYQSLIPADARRAECERVRREHPEQLPVVVESANSSHVRFLAVQRDATVADLEAEVRQALGRTNKKVALAIEGCSPAATTVMGDIFDACKQVDSFLHVSCARESSMGAKDLCCFGNTGKYFADIENNPDLLGSL from the coding sequence aTGTCCATGTACCAGTCGCTGATCCCTGCCGACGCGCGCCGTGCGGAgtgcgagcgtgtgcgccgcgagcACCCCGAGCAGCTACCGGTGGTGGTCGAGTCGGCCAACTCGAGCCACGTCCGCTTCCTcgccgtgcagcgcgacgccaccgtGGCTGACCTCGAGGCTGAGGTGCGCCAGGCGTTGGGGAGGACAAACAAGAAGGTGGCGTTGGCGATCGAGGGCTGCAGTCCTgctgcgacgacggtgatggGCGACATCTTCGACGCCTGCAAGCAGGTCGACAGCTTCCTCCACgtctcgtgcgcgcgcgagtcGTCGATGGGCGCCAAGGACCTTTGCTGTTTTGGCAACACGGGCAAGTATTTCGCGGATATCGAGAATAACCCGGACCTGCTTGGCTCCTTGTAA
- the ATG8B.4 gene encoding putative ATG8/AUT7/APG8/PAZ2 produces the protein MSAYHSSNPVEARRAECARLQAKYPGHAAVVVEAAEKAGSKVHFLALPRDATVAELEAAVRQALGTSAKEVTLAIEGSTPAVTATVGDIADACKRDDGFLYVSVRTEQAMGAFASPCFSVA, from the coding sequence ATGTCCGCCtaccacagcagcaacccTGTCGAggcccgccgcgccgagtgcgcgcgcctgcaggcCAAGTACCccggccacgccgccgtggtTGTCGAGGCGGCCGAAAAGGCCGGCAGCAAGGTGCACttcctcgcgctgccgcgcgacgccaccgtcgccgagctcgaggcggccgtgcgcCAGGCGCtcggcaccagcgccaagGAGGTGACGCTCGCCATCGAGGGCTCCACCCCGGCGGTGACCGCCACGGTCGGCGACATCGCCGACGCCTGCAAGCGGGACGACGGCTTCCTGTACgtgagcgtgcgcaccgaGCAGGCCATGGGCGCCTTTGCGAGTCCGTGCTTCTCCGTCGCTTAG
- the ATG8B.5 gene encoding putative ATG8/AUT7/APG8/PAZ2, producing the protein MSAYHSSNPVEARRAECARLQAKYPGHVAVVVEAAEKAGSKVHFLALPRDATVAELEAAVRQALGTSAKKVTLAIEGSTPAVTATVGDIADACKRDDGFLYVSVRTEQAMGGIAGLCFASDSGGI; encoded by the coding sequence ATGTCCGCCTATCACAGCAGCAACCCTGTCGAggcccgccgcgccgagtgcgcgcgcctgcaggcCAAGTACCCCGGCCACGTCGCCGTGGTTGTCGAGGCGGCCGAAAAGGCCGGCAGCAAGGTGCACttcctcgcgctgccgcgcgacgccaccgtcgccgagctcgaggcggccgtgcgcCAGGCGCtcggcaccagcgccaagAAGGTGACGCTCGCCATCGAGGGCTCCACCCCGGCGGTGACCGCCACGGTCGGCGACATCGCCGACGCCTGCAAGCGGGACGACGGCTTCCTGTACgtgagcgtgcgcaccgaGCAGGCCATGGGCGGCATCGCCGGTCTCTGCTTCGCCAGCGACTCCGGCGGTATCTAG